The following proteins are encoded in a genomic region of Mustela erminea isolate mMusErm1 chromosome 3, mMusErm1.Pri, whole genome shotgun sequence:
- the TARS1 gene encoding threonine--tRNA ligase 1, cytoplasmic isoform X1: MSEEKDRSPSGKMGGEEKPVGAGEEKRKDGGKKKNKEGSGDGGRAELNPWPEYINTRLEMYNKLKAEHDSILAEKAEKDSKPIKVTLPDGKQVNAESWKTTPYQIACGISQGLADNTVIAKVNQVVWDLDRPLEEDCTLELLKFEDEEAQAVYWHSSAHIMGEAMERVYGGCLCYGPPIENGFYYDMYLEEGGVSSNDFSSLETLCKKIIKEKQAFERLEVKKETLLEMFKYNKFKCRILNEKVTTPTTTVYRCGPLIDLCRGPHVRHTGKIKTLKIHKNSSTYWEGKADMETLQRIYGISFPDPKMLKEWEKFQEEAKNRDHRKIGRDQELYFFHELSPGSCFFLPKGAYIYNTLIEFIRSEYRKRGFQEVVTPNIYNSRLWMTSGHWQHYSDNMFSFEVEKELFALKPMNCPGHCLMFDHRPRSWRELPLRIADFGVLHRNELSGALTGLTRVRRFQQDDAHIFCAMEQIEDEIKGCLDFLRTVYSVFGFSFKLNLSTRPEKFLGDVEVWNQAEKQLENSLNEFGEKWELNPGDGAFYGPKIDIQIKDAIGRYHQCATIQLDFQLPIRFNLTFVSHDGDDKKRPVIVHRAILGSVERMIAILTENFGGKWPFWLSPRQVMVVPVGPTCDEYAQKVRQQFHDAKFMADIDLDPGCTLNKKIRNAQLAQYNFILVVGEKEKASSTVNIRTRDNKVHGERTIAETIERLQQLKRSRSRQAEEEF; this comes from the exons GTAGGTGCTGGGGAGGAGAAGCGAAAGGATGGAGgcaagaagaagaacaaagaaggatCTGGGGACGGAGGTCGAGCAGAG TTGAATCCTTGGCCTGAATATATTAACACACGTCTTGAGATGTATAATAAACTAAAAGCAGAACACGATTCCATTCTGgctgagaaggcagaaaaagatagCAAGCCGATTAAAGTCACTCTGCCTGATGGTAAACAGGTCAATGCAGAATCCTGGAAAACTACACCATATCAAATTGCTTGTGGAATTAG TCAAGGCCTGGCTGACAACACTGTGATCGCTAAAGTGAATCAAGTTGTCTGGGACCTAGACCGTCCTCTCGAGGAAGATTGTACCTTGGAGCTTCTCAAATTTGAGGATGAGGAAGCTCAAGCG gTATATTGGCATTCAAGTGCTCACATAATGGGTGAAGCCATGGAAAGAGTCTATGGTGGATGTTTATGTTATGGCCCACCAATAGAAAATGGATTCTATTACGACATGTACCTTGAAGAAGG GGGTGTGTCCAGcaatgatttctcttctttggagactttatgtaaaaaaatcattaaagaaaagcaAGCTTTTGAAAGActagaagtaaagaaagaaactttactGGAAATGTTTAAG taCAATAAGTTCAAGTGCCGGATACTGAATGAAAAAGTGACTACTCCAACTACCACAGTCTATAG GTGTGGCCCTTTAATAGACCTCTGTCGGGGTCCTCATGTCAGACATACTGGCAAAATTAAGACTTTGAAAATACACAAA AATTCCTCCACATATTGGGAAGGCAAAGCAGATATGGAGACTCTACAGAGAATTTATGGCATTTCATTCCCAGATcctaaaatgttgaaagaatgggagaagttcCAAGAGGAAGCTAAAAACCGAGATCATAGGAAAATTGGGAGG GACCAAGAACTATATTTCTTTCATGAACTCAGCCCTGGAAGCTGCTTTTTCCTGCCGAAGGGAGCATACATTTATAATACTCTTATTGAATTCATCAGG AGCGAGTATAGGAAACGAGGATTCCAGGAGGTGGTCACCCCAAACATCTACAACAGTCGCCTGTGGATGACGTCGGGCCACTGGCAGCACTACAGTGACAACATGTTCTCCTTTGAGGTGGAGAAGGAGCTGTTTGCCCTGAAACCCATGAACTGTCCCGGACACTG cctTATGTTTGATCATCGGCCGAGATCCTGGCGAGAGTTGCCCCTGCGGATAGCTGATTTTGGGGTACTTCATAGGAATGAGTTGTCAGGAGCGCTTACGGGACTTACACGGGTACGAAGATTCCAGCAAGATGATGCTCACATATTCTGTGCCATGGAGCAG attgaGGATGAAATAAAGGGTTGTTTGGATTTTCTACGTACGGTATATAGtgtatttggattttcttttaaactgaacCTGTCTACCCGTCCAGAAAAATTCCTTGGAGATGTTGAAGTATGGAATCAAGCTGAGAaa CAACTTGAAAACAGTCTGAATGAATTTGGTGAGAAGTGGGAGTTAAATCCTGGAGATGGAGCTTTTTATGGTCCAAAG ATTGATATACAGATTAAAGATGCGATTGGTCGATACCACCAGTGTGCAACAATCCAGTTGGATTTTCAGTTGCCCATCAGATTTAATCTCACTTTTGTAAG cCATGATGGTGATGATAAGAAAAGGCCAGTGATTGTCCATAGAGCCATCTTGGGGTCAGTGGAAAGAATGATTGCAATCCTCACTGAAAACTTTGGCGGCAAATG GCCCTTCTGGCTGTCTCCTCGTCAGGTAATGGTAGTTCCAGTGGGACCAACATGTGATGAATATGCCCAAAAG GTACGGCAGCAATTCCATGATGCTAAATTCATGGCGGACATTGATCTGGATCCAGGCTGTACGTTAAATAAGAAGATCAGAAATGCACAGTTAGCACAATATAACTTCATCCTAG ttgtcggggaaaaagagaaagccagCAGCACCGTTAATATCCGTACAAGAGATAATAAGGTCCACGGAGAACGTACGATTGCTGAGACCATCGAGCGGCTGCAGCAGCTCAAGCGGTCCCGCAGCAGACAGGCAGAAGAAGAGTTTTAA
- the TARS1 gene encoding threonine--tRNA ligase 1, cytoplasmic isoform X2 yields the protein MEARRRTKKDLGTEVEQSTVLNPWPEYINTRLEMYNKLKAEHDSILAEKAEKDSKPIKVTLPDGKQVNAESWKTTPYQIACGISQGLADNTVIAKVNQVVWDLDRPLEEDCTLELLKFEDEEAQAVYWHSSAHIMGEAMERVYGGCLCYGPPIENGFYYDMYLEEGGVSSNDFSSLETLCKKIIKEKQAFERLEVKKETLLEMFKYNKFKCRILNEKVTTPTTTVYRCGPLIDLCRGPHVRHTGKIKTLKIHKNSSTYWEGKADMETLQRIYGISFPDPKMLKEWEKFQEEAKNRDHRKIGRDQELYFFHELSPGSCFFLPKGAYIYNTLIEFIRSEYRKRGFQEVVTPNIYNSRLWMTSGHWQHYSDNMFSFEVEKELFALKPMNCPGHCLMFDHRPRSWRELPLRIADFGVLHRNELSGALTGLTRVRRFQQDDAHIFCAMEQIEDEIKGCLDFLRTVYSVFGFSFKLNLSTRPEKFLGDVEVWNQAEKQLENSLNEFGEKWELNPGDGAFYGPKIDIQIKDAIGRYHQCATIQLDFQLPIRFNLTFVSHDGDDKKRPVIVHRAILGSVERMIAILTENFGGKWPFWLSPRQVMVVPVGPTCDEYAQKVRQQFHDAKFMADIDLDPGCTLNKKIRNAQLAQYNFILVVGEKEKASSTVNIRTRDNKVHGERTIAETIERLQQLKRSRSRQAEEEF from the exons ATGGAGgcaagaagaagaacaaagaaggatCTGGGGACGGAGGTCGAGCAGAG TACAGTG TTGAATCCTTGGCCTGAATATATTAACACACGTCTTGAGATGTATAATAAACTAAAAGCAGAACACGATTCCATTCTGgctgagaaggcagaaaaagatagCAAGCCGATTAAAGTCACTCTGCCTGATGGTAAACAGGTCAATGCAGAATCCTGGAAAACTACACCATATCAAATTGCTTGTGGAATTAG TCAAGGCCTGGCTGACAACACTGTGATCGCTAAAGTGAATCAAGTTGTCTGGGACCTAGACCGTCCTCTCGAGGAAGATTGTACCTTGGAGCTTCTCAAATTTGAGGATGAGGAAGCTCAAGCG gTATATTGGCATTCAAGTGCTCACATAATGGGTGAAGCCATGGAAAGAGTCTATGGTGGATGTTTATGTTATGGCCCACCAATAGAAAATGGATTCTATTACGACATGTACCTTGAAGAAGG GGGTGTGTCCAGcaatgatttctcttctttggagactttatgtaaaaaaatcattaaagaaaagcaAGCTTTTGAAAGActagaagtaaagaaagaaactttactGGAAATGTTTAAG taCAATAAGTTCAAGTGCCGGATACTGAATGAAAAAGTGACTACTCCAACTACCACAGTCTATAG GTGTGGCCCTTTAATAGACCTCTGTCGGGGTCCTCATGTCAGACATACTGGCAAAATTAAGACTTTGAAAATACACAAA AATTCCTCCACATATTGGGAAGGCAAAGCAGATATGGAGACTCTACAGAGAATTTATGGCATTTCATTCCCAGATcctaaaatgttgaaagaatgggagaagttcCAAGAGGAAGCTAAAAACCGAGATCATAGGAAAATTGGGAGG GACCAAGAACTATATTTCTTTCATGAACTCAGCCCTGGAAGCTGCTTTTTCCTGCCGAAGGGAGCATACATTTATAATACTCTTATTGAATTCATCAGG AGCGAGTATAGGAAACGAGGATTCCAGGAGGTGGTCACCCCAAACATCTACAACAGTCGCCTGTGGATGACGTCGGGCCACTGGCAGCACTACAGTGACAACATGTTCTCCTTTGAGGTGGAGAAGGAGCTGTTTGCCCTGAAACCCATGAACTGTCCCGGACACTG cctTATGTTTGATCATCGGCCGAGATCCTGGCGAGAGTTGCCCCTGCGGATAGCTGATTTTGGGGTACTTCATAGGAATGAGTTGTCAGGAGCGCTTACGGGACTTACACGGGTACGAAGATTCCAGCAAGATGATGCTCACATATTCTGTGCCATGGAGCAG attgaGGATGAAATAAAGGGTTGTTTGGATTTTCTACGTACGGTATATAGtgtatttggattttcttttaaactgaacCTGTCTACCCGTCCAGAAAAATTCCTTGGAGATGTTGAAGTATGGAATCAAGCTGAGAaa CAACTTGAAAACAGTCTGAATGAATTTGGTGAGAAGTGGGAGTTAAATCCTGGAGATGGAGCTTTTTATGGTCCAAAG ATTGATATACAGATTAAAGATGCGATTGGTCGATACCACCAGTGTGCAACAATCCAGTTGGATTTTCAGTTGCCCATCAGATTTAATCTCACTTTTGTAAG cCATGATGGTGATGATAAGAAAAGGCCAGTGATTGTCCATAGAGCCATCTTGGGGTCAGTGGAAAGAATGATTGCAATCCTCACTGAAAACTTTGGCGGCAAATG GCCCTTCTGGCTGTCTCCTCGTCAGGTAATGGTAGTTCCAGTGGGACCAACATGTGATGAATATGCCCAAAAG GTACGGCAGCAATTCCATGATGCTAAATTCATGGCGGACATTGATCTGGATCCAGGCTGTACGTTAAATAAGAAGATCAGAAATGCACAGTTAGCACAATATAACTTCATCCTAG ttgtcggggaaaaagagaaagccagCAGCACCGTTAATATCCGTACAAGAGATAATAAGGTCCACGGAGAACGTACGATTGCTGAGACCATCGAGCGGCTGCAGCAGCTCAAGCGGTCCCGCAGCAGACAGGCAGAAGAAGAGTTTTAA
- the TARS1 gene encoding threonine--tRNA ligase 1, cytoplasmic isoform X4: protein MYNKLKAEHDSILAEKAEKDSKPIKVTLPDGKQVNAESWKTTPYQIACGISQGLADNTVIAKVNQVVWDLDRPLEEDCTLELLKFEDEEAQAVYWHSSAHIMGEAMERVYGGCLCYGPPIENGFYYDMYLEEGGVSSNDFSSLETLCKKIIKEKQAFERLEVKKETLLEMFKYNKFKCRILNEKVTTPTTTVYRCGPLIDLCRGPHVRHTGKIKTLKIHKNSSTYWEGKADMETLQRIYGISFPDPKMLKEWEKFQEEAKNRDHRKIGRDQELYFFHELSPGSCFFLPKGAYIYNTLIEFIRSEYRKRGFQEVVTPNIYNSRLWMTSGHWQHYSDNMFSFEVEKELFALKPMNCPGHCLMFDHRPRSWRELPLRIADFGVLHRNELSGALTGLTRVRRFQQDDAHIFCAMEQIEDEIKGCLDFLRTVYSVFGFSFKLNLSTRPEKFLGDVEVWNQAEKQLENSLNEFGEKWELNPGDGAFYGPKIDIQIKDAIGRYHQCATIQLDFQLPIRFNLTFVSHDGDDKKRPVIVHRAILGSVERMIAILTENFGGKWPFWLSPRQVMVVPVGPTCDEYAQKVRQQFHDAKFMADIDLDPGCTLNKKIRNAQLAQYNFILVVGEKEKASSTVNIRTRDNKVHGERTIAETIERLQQLKRSRSRQAEEEF from the exons ATGTATAATAAACTAAAAGCAGAACACGATTCCATTCTGgctgagaaggcagaaaaagatagCAAGCCGATTAAAGTCACTCTGCCTGATGGTAAACAGGTCAATGCAGAATCCTGGAAAACTACACCATATCAAATTGCTTGTGGAATTAG TCAAGGCCTGGCTGACAACACTGTGATCGCTAAAGTGAATCAAGTTGTCTGGGACCTAGACCGTCCTCTCGAGGAAGATTGTACCTTGGAGCTTCTCAAATTTGAGGATGAGGAAGCTCAAGCG gTATATTGGCATTCAAGTGCTCACATAATGGGTGAAGCCATGGAAAGAGTCTATGGTGGATGTTTATGTTATGGCCCACCAATAGAAAATGGATTCTATTACGACATGTACCTTGAAGAAGG GGGTGTGTCCAGcaatgatttctcttctttggagactttatgtaaaaaaatcattaaagaaaagcaAGCTTTTGAAAGActagaagtaaagaaagaaactttactGGAAATGTTTAAG taCAATAAGTTCAAGTGCCGGATACTGAATGAAAAAGTGACTACTCCAACTACCACAGTCTATAG GTGTGGCCCTTTAATAGACCTCTGTCGGGGTCCTCATGTCAGACATACTGGCAAAATTAAGACTTTGAAAATACACAAA AATTCCTCCACATATTGGGAAGGCAAAGCAGATATGGAGACTCTACAGAGAATTTATGGCATTTCATTCCCAGATcctaaaatgttgaaagaatgggagaagttcCAAGAGGAAGCTAAAAACCGAGATCATAGGAAAATTGGGAGG GACCAAGAACTATATTTCTTTCATGAACTCAGCCCTGGAAGCTGCTTTTTCCTGCCGAAGGGAGCATACATTTATAATACTCTTATTGAATTCATCAGG AGCGAGTATAGGAAACGAGGATTCCAGGAGGTGGTCACCCCAAACATCTACAACAGTCGCCTGTGGATGACGTCGGGCCACTGGCAGCACTACAGTGACAACATGTTCTCCTTTGAGGTGGAGAAGGAGCTGTTTGCCCTGAAACCCATGAACTGTCCCGGACACTG cctTATGTTTGATCATCGGCCGAGATCCTGGCGAGAGTTGCCCCTGCGGATAGCTGATTTTGGGGTACTTCATAGGAATGAGTTGTCAGGAGCGCTTACGGGACTTACACGGGTACGAAGATTCCAGCAAGATGATGCTCACATATTCTGTGCCATGGAGCAG attgaGGATGAAATAAAGGGTTGTTTGGATTTTCTACGTACGGTATATAGtgtatttggattttcttttaaactgaacCTGTCTACCCGTCCAGAAAAATTCCTTGGAGATGTTGAAGTATGGAATCAAGCTGAGAaa CAACTTGAAAACAGTCTGAATGAATTTGGTGAGAAGTGGGAGTTAAATCCTGGAGATGGAGCTTTTTATGGTCCAAAG ATTGATATACAGATTAAAGATGCGATTGGTCGATACCACCAGTGTGCAACAATCCAGTTGGATTTTCAGTTGCCCATCAGATTTAATCTCACTTTTGTAAG cCATGATGGTGATGATAAGAAAAGGCCAGTGATTGTCCATAGAGCCATCTTGGGGTCAGTGGAAAGAATGATTGCAATCCTCACTGAAAACTTTGGCGGCAAATG GCCCTTCTGGCTGTCTCCTCGTCAGGTAATGGTAGTTCCAGTGGGACCAACATGTGATGAATATGCCCAAAAG GTACGGCAGCAATTCCATGATGCTAAATTCATGGCGGACATTGATCTGGATCCAGGCTGTACGTTAAATAAGAAGATCAGAAATGCACAGTTAGCACAATATAACTTCATCCTAG ttgtcggggaaaaagagaaagccagCAGCACCGTTAATATCCGTACAAGAGATAATAAGGTCCACGGAGAACGTACGATTGCTGAGACCATCGAGCGGCTGCAGCAGCTCAAGCGGTCCCGCAGCAGACAGGCAGAAGAAGAGTTTTAA
- the TARS1 gene encoding threonine--tRNA ligase 1, cytoplasmic isoform X3 has protein sequence MIWAIHLPLCLNPWPEYINTRLEMYNKLKAEHDSILAEKAEKDSKPIKVTLPDGKQVNAESWKTTPYQIACGISQGLADNTVIAKVNQVVWDLDRPLEEDCTLELLKFEDEEAQAVYWHSSAHIMGEAMERVYGGCLCYGPPIENGFYYDMYLEEGGVSSNDFSSLETLCKKIIKEKQAFERLEVKKETLLEMFKYNKFKCRILNEKVTTPTTTVYRCGPLIDLCRGPHVRHTGKIKTLKIHKNSSTYWEGKADMETLQRIYGISFPDPKMLKEWEKFQEEAKNRDHRKIGRDQELYFFHELSPGSCFFLPKGAYIYNTLIEFIRSEYRKRGFQEVVTPNIYNSRLWMTSGHWQHYSDNMFSFEVEKELFALKPMNCPGHCLMFDHRPRSWRELPLRIADFGVLHRNELSGALTGLTRVRRFQQDDAHIFCAMEQIEDEIKGCLDFLRTVYSVFGFSFKLNLSTRPEKFLGDVEVWNQAEKQLENSLNEFGEKWELNPGDGAFYGPKIDIQIKDAIGRYHQCATIQLDFQLPIRFNLTFVSHDGDDKKRPVIVHRAILGSVERMIAILTENFGGKWPFWLSPRQVMVVPVGPTCDEYAQKVRQQFHDAKFMADIDLDPGCTLNKKIRNAQLAQYNFILVVGEKEKASSTVNIRTRDNKVHGERTIAETIERLQQLKRSRSRQAEEEF, from the exons ATGATTTGGGCAATCCATTTACCATTGTGC TTGAATCCTTGGCCTGAATATATTAACACACGTCTTGAGATGTATAATAAACTAAAAGCAGAACACGATTCCATTCTGgctgagaaggcagaaaaagatagCAAGCCGATTAAAGTCACTCTGCCTGATGGTAAACAGGTCAATGCAGAATCCTGGAAAACTACACCATATCAAATTGCTTGTGGAATTAG TCAAGGCCTGGCTGACAACACTGTGATCGCTAAAGTGAATCAAGTTGTCTGGGACCTAGACCGTCCTCTCGAGGAAGATTGTACCTTGGAGCTTCTCAAATTTGAGGATGAGGAAGCTCAAGCG gTATATTGGCATTCAAGTGCTCACATAATGGGTGAAGCCATGGAAAGAGTCTATGGTGGATGTTTATGTTATGGCCCACCAATAGAAAATGGATTCTATTACGACATGTACCTTGAAGAAGG GGGTGTGTCCAGcaatgatttctcttctttggagactttatgtaaaaaaatcattaaagaaaagcaAGCTTTTGAAAGActagaagtaaagaaagaaactttactGGAAATGTTTAAG taCAATAAGTTCAAGTGCCGGATACTGAATGAAAAAGTGACTACTCCAACTACCACAGTCTATAG GTGTGGCCCTTTAATAGACCTCTGTCGGGGTCCTCATGTCAGACATACTGGCAAAATTAAGACTTTGAAAATACACAAA AATTCCTCCACATATTGGGAAGGCAAAGCAGATATGGAGACTCTACAGAGAATTTATGGCATTTCATTCCCAGATcctaaaatgttgaaagaatgggagaagttcCAAGAGGAAGCTAAAAACCGAGATCATAGGAAAATTGGGAGG GACCAAGAACTATATTTCTTTCATGAACTCAGCCCTGGAAGCTGCTTTTTCCTGCCGAAGGGAGCATACATTTATAATACTCTTATTGAATTCATCAGG AGCGAGTATAGGAAACGAGGATTCCAGGAGGTGGTCACCCCAAACATCTACAACAGTCGCCTGTGGATGACGTCGGGCCACTGGCAGCACTACAGTGACAACATGTTCTCCTTTGAGGTGGAGAAGGAGCTGTTTGCCCTGAAACCCATGAACTGTCCCGGACACTG cctTATGTTTGATCATCGGCCGAGATCCTGGCGAGAGTTGCCCCTGCGGATAGCTGATTTTGGGGTACTTCATAGGAATGAGTTGTCAGGAGCGCTTACGGGACTTACACGGGTACGAAGATTCCAGCAAGATGATGCTCACATATTCTGTGCCATGGAGCAG attgaGGATGAAATAAAGGGTTGTTTGGATTTTCTACGTACGGTATATAGtgtatttggattttcttttaaactgaacCTGTCTACCCGTCCAGAAAAATTCCTTGGAGATGTTGAAGTATGGAATCAAGCTGAGAaa CAACTTGAAAACAGTCTGAATGAATTTGGTGAGAAGTGGGAGTTAAATCCTGGAGATGGAGCTTTTTATGGTCCAAAG ATTGATATACAGATTAAAGATGCGATTGGTCGATACCACCAGTGTGCAACAATCCAGTTGGATTTTCAGTTGCCCATCAGATTTAATCTCACTTTTGTAAG cCATGATGGTGATGATAAGAAAAGGCCAGTGATTGTCCATAGAGCCATCTTGGGGTCAGTGGAAAGAATGATTGCAATCCTCACTGAAAACTTTGGCGGCAAATG GCCCTTCTGGCTGTCTCCTCGTCAGGTAATGGTAGTTCCAGTGGGACCAACATGTGATGAATATGCCCAAAAG GTACGGCAGCAATTCCATGATGCTAAATTCATGGCGGACATTGATCTGGATCCAGGCTGTACGTTAAATAAGAAGATCAGAAATGCACAGTTAGCACAATATAACTTCATCCTAG ttgtcggggaaaaagagaaagccagCAGCACCGTTAATATCCGTACAAGAGATAATAAGGTCCACGGAGAACGTACGATTGCTGAGACCATCGAGCGGCTGCAGCAGCTCAAGCGGTCCCGCAGCAGACAGGCAGAAGAAGAGTTTTAA